In Rutidosis leptorrhynchoides isolate AG116_Rl617_1_P2 chromosome 6, CSIRO_AGI_Rlap_v1, whole genome shotgun sequence, the DNA window aataataaaaactaacaataataatatagagataataataataataaataaagtaataataataataaaaagagtaATAAAAAGCAAAAAAAAGCAAAAGTAAGAAACCTAatgagaaatactattaaaaaaaaaaaaaaaaaaaaaaaaaaaaaaaaaaaaaaaaaaacataaaaggacgtaaccctactcgactattctaattctagccctccacgcactcctatcagaagtcatgtcctcagtcagcgaaagctccctcatgtcgagcctaagtctatccatccacctacgtgtaggtctaccccttctccttacgccatcgaccgtgagtgcctcgactctccttACCGGGGCAATACGAGGTcgcctcatcacatgcccaaaccatcgaagccgttcttcccttagcttgtcgatgatgctacagactccaaggttttccctaaacacaccatttgggatcctatctaacatggttttaccacacgtccacctaagcatcctcatttctgctacttccatccttctctcttgggccttcgtcattggccaacattctgatccgtacaacatggcaggtctaataGCTACTTTAAAGAATTTCCCTTTTAATTTGAGTgggatcttcttgtcgcacaagacccctttcgccgctctccacttcaaccaacctaccttaatacgatgagtcacgtcttcgtctatcctccccgatttgtggaggaccgaacctagatatctaaacgactcttgtgggtgcaagatctggtccccaatgTTGATAATCCCTCCACCATTTAGTTCATCCTCACTCCTACTGAATTCGCACCTAAGATATTCTGTCTTTTGTCTGCTGATCCGTAACCCATTTTGTTCTAAGGCCTCCCTCCATTGTTCTAGTCTTCTGTTAAGCTCCTCATTTGATTCTGATACAAGCacgatatcatcggcaaaaatcagacaccaagggatgttctcttgtattcctcgagacagctcgtctagaatcaaagcgaaaaggaaaggactaagggccgatccctggtgCAAGCCTACTTCTATCGGGAAATACTCTGTGTTTCCCACAGGCGTCCTGACACAGGACTTCGCCCCATCATACATATCCATAATAGCtctaatatatctacttgggataccCCTAACATTAAGTGTCTTCCAAATCAGCTTTCGCGGTACGCTATCATAGGCCTTTTCTAAGTCTAAGAAGACCATCTCTAGGCCCTTTTGTttctccctatacttctccataacgcttcttaaaatatgaattgcctccatcgaagagcgccctggcatgaaaccaaattggttttctGAAACCGTAGTCtcgcgtcgaagtctagtctcaatcactctctcccaaagcttcatagtatgactaagtaattttatgcctctataattaccgcagatttgggcatcccctatatttttgtaaatagggataatctcgctgagtctccattccgtaggcattttataacttctaagcgtcttattggaaagacacgtcaaccacctgacaccatcctcgcccaggcaccgccacgcctctatTGGGATCTGGTCAGGTCCTACAGCTTTGTTTCTACCCATCTTTCGTAGTGCCGAACTTACTTCTTCCTTCCTGATTCTCCTACAGAAACTGTTGTTCCGGAATTGTCCTATTCCCAAGTCCTGCAGAACTTCTTGGCGCCCAGGTCCTTCACCCACGAAAAGAGTTGAGAAAtacccttcccatcttttcctaatttctTCTTCCTTCACTAAGGTTTGACCGGCTTCATccttgataaacttgatgttatctatATCCCTCCTCCTACGCTCCCTAGCTTTTGCAATCCTGTAAATATCATTTGCTCCTTCTTTGGAGTCTAGTTTCCTATACAAGTCTTCATACGCTTTATCTTTTGCACGGGCAACGGCCTTCTTAGCTTCTCTGTTGGCTTCTTTATACCTCTCTTCTGCCCTAGTTCTATCTTCACGTGTCCCGTCCCGGCATGTAATGAGCTCTTTAAACCTCTGTTGCTTAAGTGCGACTTTGGTTTGAACCTCATCACTAATCCACCATGATTCTCTATTAGACTTATGTCCTCTCGATGTCCCTACTGCCACACCTAAGGTTTCCTTGGCAACATCCCTAATAGCAGATGCcatcctaaggataataataataatattaataataataataatttttaaaagtataaaactaccttaggaatcagttttaaaaaaattgcaccaagccgggctcgaacccgagacctctcgttcactcatcaacacccttaaccattcctccatttcagtttttctgatttataatacaaacccaaatgcttatctattacatgtttcaacccacttcatcttcttcaccaaaatct includes these proteins:
- the LOC139854640 gene encoding uncharacterized protein, with the translated sequence MASAIRDVAKETLGVAVGTSRGHKSNRESWWISDEVQTKVALKQQRFKELITCRDGTREDRTRAEERYKEANREAKKAVARAKDKAYEDLYRKLDSKEGANDIYRIAKARERRRRDIDNIKFIKDEAGQTLVKEEEIRKRWEGYFSTLFVGEGPGRQEVLQDLGIGQFRNNSFCRRIRKEEVSSALRKMGRNKAVGPDQIPIEAWRISH